The sequence TCCCCTCCGGTACTGgacacccccatatccccagtgcccccatcccagtatccccatcatccccatcccagtatccccagtgttcccatcccagtacccccagtgcccccctcgGCGCCCCCCAagctcctccccatctccccatgttcccctctgtcccccccatatccctccatgtccccctatgccccccccccttttttagGTGCGTGTCCCTTTAAGGCCGCCGCCATCTTTAATCAGGGCGAGACGCCCACCCGTCTCCCCTAGCTACAGCATGCGCATCGAAGCCTCTGACGCTACCGGAAGTGCGTTCTGCGCACGGGCGGAAGTGCCCCGGGCTGACGGCCGGAAGTGTAAGGGGAGGGCGCGGGCGGGGCGCGGGCGCTGGAGGCTTCGAGAAGCGGCCGCGAAGCGGGGCGGGGAGGAATCCCGTCCCTGTGGCAGCGGCCGCGGGGCAATGGTGGATTACAGCGTGTGGGACCACATTGAGGTGTCGGACGATGAGGACGACACCCACCCCAACATCGACACCGCCAGCCTCTTCCGATGGCGGCACCAGGTCGGGCCCGGCCGCGACTGTgatcccccaccccccctcgGGAGTAGTCGTTCCCATGGCAACGGGGATGGGGGGTAACGGGGTCTGTTGTTGTCATAGCGACCGGTCcccaaggggggggggggggcggctaCCATGTTGCTATAGCAACGGCTCCCCTCAATAGAGAAAAATGGGGGTCTCCTGTTGCCATAGCGACCGGTTCCTAAAGGGGAGGGGGTCCTCTCCTGTTGCCATAGCGACCGGTCCCCAAAGAGGGGGATGGAGGCTCCCCTGTTGCCGTAGCGACCGGGCCCTAAAGGgtaggggggtggggggggtgtcGCTCCCCTGTTGCCATGGCGACCGGTCCTGGGACCCCCGTATGGAGGCGAGAGGGGCTTCCCTGTTGCCATAGCGACCACGTTCTCTCGGGGAGGTCCTTGTGgccccccctttccctgcatccccccgTTTCCATGGTAACTAGGTCCCCCATGTTCCTgctcccctctgtgtcccctaTGTCCCCGTCTGCCCCTCCAAGTCCCCCCGGCGATTCCGTCATCCCAGAGGCTCCaatcccccctccccaaaagcTTCGTCCCGCTTGGAGCAGTGGGCACAAATCCGGGGGCGTCCGAGATCAAATCTGCCGGGATTTGGAAGTCCTGGAGTTCGGGACTCTGCTTCCATTTAGTCAGAATGCCACCACTCccaaagcttttccttcccaatTCCTCGTAAAACGGGATGGTTTGGGAATGTCGGCTGCCTCTCCAGCTGCGCTTCACCCTGTTCCGTAGGGTTAAGAGATTCCCGGCACGTGGAATTGCCATTAGAGTTAACGATCTCCCCACCTCGTGCTTCCCTACAGGCTCGAGTGGAGCGGATGGAGCAattccagaaggaaaaggaagagctgGATAAGGGCTGCCGGGAATGTAAACGGAAACTGGCCGAGTGCCAGCGGAAAATGAAGGAGCTGGAAGTGGCAGATATGGAAAACGGGAAGGGAGAGCTGGAAAAACTCCAGGCAGAAGCGCAACAGCTCCGGAACGAGGAGAAGAGTTGGGAGAATAAGTTGGAGGAGCTCcggaagaaggagaagaacatGCCTTGGAACGTCGACACGCTCAGCAAGGACGGCTTCAGCAAGGTGGGTTCGGGGAGGGATCCGGCGTTCCCGGGGTGTTCCCGGGGCATCCTGCGGGCTCATTTCCTTCCGCTTCCCAGAGCGTCTTCAACGTCAAAGcggaggaggcagaggagacggaagagcagaaggagaagaagcaCAAATCTTTTGTGGAGCGCTACGAGAAGCAGATCAAACACTTTGGTGAGTGGCTCGCCATTCCCAGGATAGGCTGGCGGCTTTGGAATTGGGAAACTCCTTCCTGGAGCTGGGAAATGCCTtcctgggatgtccctgctgctTTGGAGCAGGGAAGCCCCTTCCTGGAGTCAGGAAACCCCTTCCCGAGGTGTCCTTGCGGCTTTGGAGCTGGGAAACCCCTtcctgggatgtccctgctgctTTGGAGCTGGGAAACCTCCCCTTGGAGCAGGGAACCCCCTTCCTGGAGTCAGGAAACCCCTTCCCGAGGTGTCCTTGCGGCTTTGGAGCTGGGAAACCCCTtcctgggatgtccctgctgctTTGGAGCTGGGAAACCTCCCCTTGGAGCAGGGAACCCCCTTCCTGGAGTCAGGAAACCCCTTCCCGAGGTGTCCTTGCGGTTTTGGAGCCGGGAAACCCCTtcctgggatgtccctgctgctTTGGAGCTGGGAAACCTCCCCTTGGAGCAGGGAACCCCCTTCCTGGAGTCAGGAAACCCCTTCCCGAGGTGTCCTTGCGGCTTTGGAGCCGGGAAACCCCTTCCTGGGATGTCCGTGCTGCTTTGGAGCTGGGAACCCTCCCCTTGGAGCAGGGAACCCCCTTCCTGGAGTCAGGAAACCCCTTCCcgggatgtccctgctgctgcagagctgggaaaccTCTTCCTGGGGTCAGGAAACCTCTTCCTGGAATGTCCCTGTGACTTTGGAGCAGGGAAAACCCCTATCTGAGGCGTTTTGAGCCCAGAATTGAGGCGTTTTGATCCCTGAATTGAGGCGTTTTGATGCCAAAATTGAGGGGTTTGATCCTATGTTTAAAGCACTGGTCCCAAAATGGGAAGCGTTTGTCCCAAAGTTTGAGGTTTTCTCCCCAAAGCTGAGCCGTTTCTCGCTCCGCAGGGATGCTGCGGCGCTGGGATGACAGCCAGAAGTACCTCTCGGATAACCCGCACCTCGTTTGTGAGGAGACCGCTAATTACCTGGTGATCTGGTGCATCGAcctggaggtggaggaggtgaaCGAGCGGCTCCCGGGCAGCCGGACGGCTCTGGGCCGGGATTGCGGCGTTCCCAGCCCGGCCTCGCGGCTGCGTGTTGGGAATTGGGGGGGTCCAGGGAGCAATGGGATCCATGGGATCCAGGGAGCGGTGGGATCCAAGCAGTCAGGCGATCCAGGGGATCCATGGAGCGTTGGTAGGACCCATGGGGGTCCCAGGAGTTGTTGGATCCAGGGAGTGGTAGGACCTCTCCCAGGAGTTATGGAATCCAGGCAGTCGTGAGATCCATGGGATCCAGGGAGGGGTGGGATCAGGGAGTGGTGGAGATCCCATCTCCCCAAGCAGAGAGCCGGGATCTGACACTGAGCCGGGTGGAATCTGATCCCATCAGCCTCACCCCTTGGATTCAGCCCATCTGGGTCACTCTATAGGGGTCCACCCTGGAGCAGAACCACTCTCCCACCCCTCACCTCCAACTCAGAGTGGCCTTAATCCCTTCATCCACATCATCTGCCCACCGGCAACTTCGTTCCTTCCCCTGAAAAGGGTTGGGGAtgaccccaccaccaccaccaccaactCCCAGACGCTGGGGAtgaccccaccaccaccaccaccagctcccAGACGCTGGGGATGACCCCACCACCAGCTCCCAGACGCTGGGGGAtgaccccaccaccaccagctcccAGACGCTGGGGGAtgaccccaccaccaccagctcccAGACGCTGGGGGAtgaccccaccaccaccagctcccAGACGCTGGGATGACCCCACCACCAGCTCCCAGACGCTGGGGATgatcccaccaccaccaccagctcccAGACGCTGGGGATGACCCCACCACCAGCTCCCAGACGCTGGGGTGACCCCACCACCAGCTCCCAGACGCTGGGGGTGACCCCACCACCAGCTCCCAGATGCTGGGGATgatcccaccaccaccaccagctcccAGACGCTAGGGAtgaccccaccaccaccaccaccagctcccAGACGCTGGGGAtgaccccaccaccaccaccagctcccAGACGCTGGGGGtgaccccaccaccaccagctcccAGACGCTGGGGATGACCCCACCACCAGCTCCCAGACGCTAGGGAtgaccccaccaccaccaccagctcccAGACGTTGGGGATGACCCTCCTACTTCTCTGTGGCGGGAATCGTGGAGCCGGGGGGGTTGCGAGATGCTCAGCGTTGGGTTCTCTGGCAGAAACACGCGCTGATGGAGCAGGTGGCCCACCAGACCATCGTCATGCAGTTCATCCTGGAGCTGGCCAAGAGCCTCAAGGTGGATCCCAGAGCGTGTTTCCGACAGTTCTTCACCAAGATCAAGGTGAGGGCTGGCATGGATCCCCCCCGGCCCCTCCAGATTGGGAATTTTGGGGGTTCCCCGGCACCTAGGGGGGCTTTGTGGGTGGAAGGGAGCAGCAGAGTGAGACCCCCCGGGTGAATCTGGGGTGGGAAGTGGGGTCTGGGAGCCCCCAAAGGCTGCTCTGGATGGCCTGGGATTGGCAATGGGGATCTGGGAAGACCCGAACGGCCCCCCAGgatggttttttggggggttttgtcCCCCCCAACCCCGCAGACGGCCGACCAGCAGTACATGGAGGGCTTCACGGATGAGCTGGAGGCCTTCAAGGAGCGAGTGCGCGGCCGGGCCAAGGTGCGCATCGAGAAGGCGATGAAGGAGTACGAGGAAGAGGAGCGGCAGAAGCGCCTGGGCCCCGGCGGGCTCGACCCCGTCGAGGTCTACGAGTCCCTTCCCGCCGTGAGTGTCCCCCTCCTCGCtttgttttggggtgaaaacaAGGctttaaagcataaaaaaaaggGATAGAATGGTCCCCAAAAGGCCGTAAACCCCCACAGAAAAGGGGGGAAACATCCCAAAAAGGAGTACAAGTCATTAGAAGAGGcattaaagcacaaaaaaaggcGTAAAGTTCCTCCCAAAAGGCATAAAGTTCCTCCCAAAAGAGTGTGAATCGTTTATAAAAGACATTAAAGCATAAAAAGTGGCGTAGAGACCCCCAAAAGGGAGTAAATCCCCCTGAAAAGAGGATAAATCATTAAAAGAGGCattaaagcataaaaaaaggcagcaaagctCCCTCAAAAGGACATAAAGCTTCCCAAAATGAAGGTAAAAGGctaaaaaaaggcataaagCCTCCCAAAAAGGGTGTAAAGCCTGCCAAAAGAGAGTAAAACGATAAAGAGAAGACattaaagcataaaaaaaggTGTAAAGTCCCCCAAGAGTGTATAATGCCCCCCCAAAATAGTGTAAATTGCTACAACACCGTATTGAAGACCCCCAAGAGGGAGCAAAGCTGCCTCCAAAAGAGGATCaatcattaaaaaaagccataaaacaccccaaaaagagTGTAAAACCCTAAAAGATGGGTGCAGATGACTGAAAAGAGGGTGTAAAGCCCCCCCGGCCCCCGAGGGATGTCTCTGTAACGCCCTTTGGGTTCCTCTTCGCCccggcaggagctgcagaaatgctttgaCGTGAAAGATGTGCAGATGCTGCAGGACACGATCAGCAAGATGGATCCCACTGTGAGTATTCCCACCTTCTGGAATCCCCCCCAAGCGTTCTCGTTCCCTCAAATGAGGAGGACTTGGGtgctgtgggaggagaagctccacaggagctgggaaggggttcTCAGATCCggccgtgtcctgggctgcgtccaAAGAGTGGCACCACAGGacgagggaggagattctgcccctctgctccgctctgagGAGACCAAACCTGGAGCTCCGTGTCccgttctggagtcctc comes from Cuculus canorus isolate bCucCan1 chromosome 30, bCucCan1.pri, whole genome shotgun sequence and encodes:
- the CDC37 gene encoding hsp90 co-chaperone Cdc37, translating into MVDYSVWDHIEVSDDEDDTHPNIDTASLFRWRHQARVERMEQFQKEKEELDKGCRECKRKLAECQRKMKELEVADMENGKGELEKLQAEAQQLRNEEKSWENKLEELRKKEKNMPWNVDTLSKDGFSKSVFNVKAEEAEETEEQKEKKHKSFVERYEKQIKHFGMLRRWDDSQKYLSDNPHLVCEETANYLVIWCIDLEVEEKHALMEQVAHQTIVMQFILELAKSLKVDPRACFRQFFTKIKTADQQYMEGFTDELEAFKERVRGRAKVRIEKAMKEYEEEERQKRLGPGGLDPVEVYESLPAELQKCFDVKDVQMLQDTISKMDPTEAKYHMQRCIDSGLWVPNAKGAEGTEKGSSEAVYEEIPKENGDEEKGKP